From a region of the Asterias amurensis chromosome 2, ASM3211899v1 genome:
- the LOC139949759 gene encoding solute carrier family 41 member 1-like, with translation MHADKPSETNGEDKQGTTLRQRIPARASSTRSKTMVPKIELEVNSTKDEARQHHIADVHPNKDSAPSIQDGVWNGDVSHPKDTDQGGGLGATAGAIVDDGVDDEAEVETSFTVPLLRRHSEEDEESVGHEEVGVVGHKEESSFSIALQVFLPFLIAGFGTVGAGLVLDMVQHWPVYTTVTEVFILVPALLGLKGNLEMTLASRLSTVVNLGSIDNNKELWRMIGGNMALTQCQAIVVGFLASMAAALMGYIPDGEINIYHILLLCASSLVTASLASGILGTIMVAVVLISKKCHINPDNVATPIAASLGDLTTLALLSWITSILYRAIGDDDHHRQPWLAPCIILFFLMLIPIWVYLSHHNKYTHEVLYHGWSPVIIAMMISSCGGLVLDVAIRQNAGVAVFSPVINGVGGNLVAVQASRISTHLHRLGKPGTLPPGRKGLCLNPIKVFLGSDQHARSCRVLFLMVVPGQLIFLFFISIVKAGHTSITIRVTIMYLTVASIQVGVLLFIANWLVHFLWKKSMDPDNFSIPYLTAVGDLLGTALLALGFYITWLLGDRDSDVGD, from the exons ATGCATGCTGACAAACCGTCCGAGACAAATGGAGAAGACAAACAGGGTACAACGCTAAGACAACGAATTCCAGCGAGGGCTTCCAGTACAAGATCCAAAACCATGGTGCCTAAGATTGAGCTTGAGGTTAACTCTACGAAGGATGAGGCCAGACAACATCACATCGCAGATGTTCATCCAAATAAAGACAGTGCACCATCCATTCAGGATGGTGTTTGGAATGGTGATGTTAGTCACCCTAAAGACACAGACCAAGGAGGTGGTTTAGGTGCCACTGCAGGCGCTATCGTTGATGATGGTGTTGATGATGAGGCGGAGGTAGAGACCTCCTTCACTGTGCCTCTTCTGCGGAGACATTCAGAGGAAGATGAGGAAAGTGTGGGGCATGAGGAAGTGGGCGTGGTTGGCCACAAGGAAGAGTCGTCATTCAGCATCGCACTCCAGGTTTTCTTGCCGTTTCTTATCGCTGGATTCGGTACGGTGGGTGCAGGATTGGTTCTCGACATGGTACAG CATTGGCCAGTGTATACCACCGTCACTGAGGTCTTTATCCTAGTGCCTGCTCTTCTTGGTTTGAAAGGCAATCTGGAGATGACCCTTGCTTCAAGACTCTCCACTGTA GTTAACCTTGGCAGCATTGATAATAACAAGGAGCTATGGCGAATGATAGGTGGAAACATGGCCCTAACTCAG TGCCAAGCTATTGTGGTTGGATTCTTAGCATCTATGGCAGCAGCACTGATGGGATATATACCCGACGGAGAGATCAACATTTATCACATTTTACTACTATGTGCTAGCAGTCTGGTAACGGCCTCACTAGCCAGTGGCATACTAG GAACTATAATGGTAGCCGTTGTTCTGATATCTAAGAAGTGTCACATTAATCCAGACAATGTGGCTACACCTATAGCAGCTAGCCTCGGAGATCTCACCACTCTTGCCTTACTCTCCTGGATCACCAGTATACTCTACAGGGCAATAG GTGATGATGACCATCATCGGCAACCTTGGCTGGCGCCCTGTATAATCTTATTCTTCTTGATGTTGATACCCATATGGGTGTATTTATCCCATCACAATAAGTACACCCATGAGGTGCTGTATCATGGATGGAGCCCGGTCATCATAGCTATGATGATCAGCAG CTGTGGTGGCCTAGTCCTAGATGTTGCCATCAGACAGAATGCAGGTGTCGCTGTCTTCAGCCCGGTCATCAACGGTGTAGGCGGTAACCTAGTAGCCGTCCAGGCCAGTAGAATATCAACACATCTCCACAGGCTAGGCAAGCCTGGTACCCTACCTCCTGGACGGAAGGGACTGTGCCTTAATCCAATTAAAGTATTCTTAGGCTCGG acCAGCATGCTCGTTCGTGTCGAGTCCTATTCCTGATGGTCGTTCCAGGGCAGCTGATTTTTCTCTTCTTTATTTCAATTGTCAAAGCTGGCCATACGTCCATTACCATTAGAGTGACCATCATGTATCTAACAGTTGCATCCATTCAG GTTGGAGTACTCCTTTTTATCGCCAACTGGCTCGTCCATTTCCTCTGGAAGAAGTCCATGGACCCCGATAACTTCTCCATCCCCTACCTGACTGCCGTTGGAGATCTCCTGGGCACTGCTCTACTTGCCTTGGGCTTCTACATCACATGGTTGCTTGGAGACAGAGACAGCGATGTTGGAGATTAG